GCGCCCACGCGACCGGCGCCTGGGAGGGCGAGCGCGCTCTGTCCTGCCGCCCCGCACCCCCGCTGGACCAGGCACTGGTCTCCACCGGCTTCAACTACGTCGCCGCGGTCCGCGCCCACCAGGCCGAGGTCGCCGGCCGCCTCGTCCCGCTGCTGCGCGACATCCGGCGCAGCGGATCGGCCGCCGTCGACCTGTGCGACGTGGCCTGCGGCCGGCTCGACGGCTACTACGAGCGCGGACTCCACGCCTGGGACGTCGCGGCGGGCGACCTGATCGCCCGGGAGGCGGGCGCCCTGACCGGTGGACGGCCCGGAGAGCGCCCCGGACGCGACCTGACGGTGGCGGGCACCCCCGGCGTCTTCGAGCCCCTCCAGCGGCTGCTGGAGGACTTCGGGGCCTGGCACGACTGACCGGTTCCGGGGCACACGCCAAAAGCGGGACCCCCGGCGCTGGATTCGCCGGGGGCCCCGCTCGTGCGCTTGGCCGGTCAGACGCGTGACGCGCCGACTTCCACACCGTGTTCGGCGGCGAGGCGGCGCAGGTCGTCGAGCTCTGCCTGCTCCACCTCGACGAGGAAGTCGTCGCCCTCGTCACGAGCCCGGGTCAGGTCGGACTCGGTCGCCTTTATGCGCTGGAGAAGCCCTGCGGTGAATGCGTCCATGCTGCGCCCCCTCGTCCTGGGTCGTGGGTCGGGTGGCACGGGGGTGTGCCGTTCGGAAGGGGCGATCACGTCTTGCGCGGGTGCCCAGCGCAGCCCTGGCCGGGCGGCGACGGTGCCGGACATCCGCGCCCGCTCTGCGGAAGCGGACCGCGATGTACCGCATGGTGTTGCGGCACGTGCAGAGCGTGATCGCGGGGTGTAAAGCCGTCCTCCCCCCGCTCCCTTCCGCGGAAACCTCAACCGCTCGAAAAAATCCCGCATTCCCGGGCCCGTGACCGGATGTCTGCCGCGCGAACCCCGCCTTACAGCCGACTTATGGCCGAAAAGGGCAGGATGGAGGTCACATCCCACGGACACCCCTGCCCGCAGCGCGCCCACGGCGCGCTGCGCGGGCGGACACAGGAAGGACAAGCGACGTGCGCGTACTCGTCGTCGAGGACGAGCAACTGCTCGCCGATGCGGTGGCCACCGGACTGCGCCGGGAGGCCATGGCCGTCGACGTCGTGTACGACGGCGCGGCCGCCCTCGAACGCATCGGCGTCAACGACTACGACGTGGTCGTCCTCGACCGCGACCTCCCGCTCGTGCACGGCGACGACGTCTGCCGCAGGATCGTGGAGCTGGGCATGCCCACCCGGGTGCTCATGCTCACCGCCTCCGGTGACGTGAGCGACCGCGTCGAGGGCCTGGAGATCGGCGCCGACGACTACCTTCCCAAGCCGTTCGCGTTCAGCGAGCTGATCGCGCGGGTGCGCGCCCTCGGACGGCGCACCAGCGTGCCCCTGCCGCCGGTCCTGGAGCGCGCCGGCATCAAGCTCGACCCCAACCGCCGCGAGGTCTTCCGCGACGGCAAGGAGGTCCAGCTCGCGCCCAAGGAGTTCGCCGTCCTGGAGGTCCTGATGCGTAGCGAGGGCGCGGTCGTCTCGGCCGAGCAGCTGCTGGAGAAGGCCTGGGACGAGAACACCGACCCGTTCACCAACGTCGTGCGCGTGACCGTCATGACGCTGCGCCGCAAGCTCGGCGAGCCGCCCGTGATCGTCACGGTGCCCGGCTCCGGATACCGGATCTGATCCGCCGTGGCCGCGACACCCGCGCCGCCCCAGGCGCCTCCGAAACCCACCTGGGACCCCAGGAGGCCGCAGCCGCCCTTCCCGTGGCTGCGCCCGACCATCCGCATACGGCTCACGCTGCTCTACGGCGGCATGTTCCTGATCGCCGGCATCCTGCTGCTGTCGATCATCTACCTGCTGGCGGCGCAGGCGATCAACAGCGGCAACCAGCCGCTGTTCAAGATCGTCAGCTTCCAGAAGCTCCAGGTCTCCAGCGACAACTGCCCGGCGATCAACACCAACAGCC
Above is a genomic segment from Streptomyces collinus Tu 365 containing:
- a CDS encoding response regulator transcription factor, giving the protein MRVLVVEDEQLLADAVATGLRREAMAVDVVYDGAAALERIGVNDYDVVVLDRDLPLVHGDDVCRRIVELGMPTRVLMLTASGDVSDRVEGLEIGADDYLPKPFAFSELIARVRALGRRTSVPLPPVLERAGIKLDPNRREVFRDGKEVQLAPKEFAVLEVLMRSEGAVVSAEQLLEKAWDENTDPFTNVVRVTVMTLRRKLGEPPVIVTVPGSGYRI
- a CDS encoding inositol monophosphatase family protein produces the protein MTDAALHRELLDLALEAAGRAGELLRDGRPADLAVARTKSSPIDVVTEMDIAAEKLITDLISGRRPDDGFLGEEGASVAGTSGVRWVIDPLDGTVNYLYGLPTWAVSIAAEHDGETVVGVVAAPMRGETYHAVRGGGAHATGAWEGERALSCRPAPPLDQALVSTGFNYVAAVRAHQAEVAGRLVPLLRDIRRSGSAAVDLCDVACGRLDGYYERGLHAWDVAAGDLIAREAGALTGGRPGERPGRDLTVAGTPGVFEPLQRLLEDFGAWHD